One genomic segment of Candidatus Dormiibacterota bacterium includes these proteins:
- a CDS encoding type II toxin-antitoxin system VapC family toxin — protein MTTVESALYWDSSAILSALFRDAHSDEAMTRAADPRAVHVLSSLAWSEVHAVIARMERERALASVLTDAAREALSSGPWRYLNASPTRIIVADLARRWPLRGADLWHLATAKTLQAEIPSLALLSFDAKLSAAARGEGL, from the coding sequence TCCTCTCGGCCCTGTTTCGCGACGCGCACAGCGACGAGGCGATGACAAGGGCAGCCGACCCTCGCGCGGTGCACGTCCTTTCGTCGCTTGCGTGGAGCGAAGTGCATGCGGTTATCGCCCGTATGGAGCGCGAGCGTGCGCTTGCGTCAGTGCTGACCGACGCTGCTCGCGAGGCGTTGAGCTCGGGACCCTGGCGATATCTGAACGCGTCGCCGACGCGCATCATCGTCGCAGATCTAGCGCGCAGGTGGCCGCTGCGCGGAGCCGACCTGTGGCATCTCGCTACCGCAAAGACGTTGCAAGCAGAAATTCCGAGCTTGGCGTTGCTCTCGTTTGACGCCAAACTCTCGGCTGCGGCGCGGGGCGAAGGGCTTTAG
- a CDS encoding PLP-dependent aminotransferase family protein yields MTTAASSPTRFSRRTARLRASTIREMLKVTQQPDVISFGGGLPAPELFPRDEIALATREVMERYGAAALQYSVTEGIPEMRAWVARRLSPRFGRDVAPEEALIVNGSQQGLDLIAKILIDPGDHVVLENPSYLGAIQAFDAYEARYLTADTDEDGMLPASLERVLECADPFPKFLYLIPNFQNPTGRTLAAERREQIVRICERFGLPIVEDDPYGELRFEGDPLPPLSSFATSGTVLYLGTGSKIVAPGMRVAWLVVPDEEMREKIVLAKQGADLHSGTLAQYVFHTFVTSAAFEDHVRAIVATYRTRRDVMYDALREFAPRSVTFNHPQGGMFLWARVAGMDTTQLLRVCASERVVFVPGESFYPARDVRDGMRLNFSNSSEEKLRIGVRRLAKAIAETSPHG; encoded by the coding sequence ATGACCACCGCCGCCTCTTCCCCGACGCGCTTTTCGCGGCGGACCGCTCGCCTGCGAGCGTCGACGATTCGCGAGATGCTCAAGGTGACCCAGCAGCCCGACGTCATCTCGTTCGGCGGAGGGCTGCCCGCGCCCGAACTCTTTCCGCGCGACGAGATCGCGCTCGCCACGCGCGAGGTGATGGAACGCTACGGCGCGGCGGCGCTGCAGTACAGCGTCACCGAAGGGATCCCGGAGATGCGCGCGTGGGTAGCGCGCAGGCTCTCGCCGCGCTTCGGGCGCGACGTCGCGCCCGAAGAGGCGCTCATCGTCAACGGCTCGCAGCAGGGGCTCGATCTCATCGCGAAGATCCTCATCGATCCCGGCGATCACGTCGTGCTCGAGAACCCGTCGTATCTCGGCGCAATCCAAGCGTTCGACGCATACGAAGCGCGCTACCTTACGGCCGACACGGACGAAGACGGCATGCTGCCGGCGTCGCTCGAGCGCGTCCTCGAATGCGCAGATCCGTTTCCGAAGTTTCTCTACCTGATCCCGAACTTTCAAAATCCCACCGGCCGGACGCTCGCCGCGGAGCGGCGCGAGCAGATCGTACGCATCTGCGAGCGTTTCGGGCTGCCGATCGTCGAGGACGACCCCTACGGGGAGCTGCGCTTCGAAGGCGATCCGCTGCCGCCGCTGTCGTCGTTTGCAACGAGCGGCACCGTGCTCTATCTCGGAACCGGCAGCAAGATCGTTGCACCGGGCATGCGCGTCGCGTGGCTCGTCGTGCCCGACGAAGAGATGCGCGAAAAGATCGTCCTCGCAAAGCAAGGCGCCGACCTGCACAGCGGCACGCTCGCGCAGTACGTCTTTCACACCTTCGTCACGAGCGCGGCCTTCGAAGATCACGTGCGCGCGATCGTAGCCACGTATCGCACGCGGCGCGACGTCATGTACGACGCGCTGCGCGAGTTTGCGCCGCGGTCGGTCACGTTCAACCACCCGCAGGGCGGCATGTTTCTGTGGGCGCGCGTCGCCGGTATGGATACGACGCAGCTCCTGCGCGTCTGCGCAAGCGAGCGCGTCGTCTTCGTCCCCGGTGAGAGCTTCTACCCGGCGCGCGACGTGCGCGACGGCATGCGGCTCAACTTCTCGAACTCCTCGGAGGAGAAGCTGCGGATCGGCGTTCGAAGGCTCGCGAAGGCCATTGCAGAAACCTCCCCGCATGGCTAA
- a CDS encoding helix-turn-helix transcriptional regulator: MLTLDGAKIARLRLSRGLTSQKALAERTREVDPLGTGVAMRLVWDAENGKSVSPRTHYLIAKALDVPPATLVLSTHVRRALALLHSGSATIYGLALAAAVVAAMAVWSTQGYRGPAVFPVRAGRDRPPVTIERVRFTGRPGAYTIAIRGSGFGASPFARPFSGTAPYFRIFDDTVHFEAGYSADSVHLDYLHWDNGRILIAGLPALQGDGVVLNVWNPVTHVGAAWGGNTTPVPPDVPRITSAFVSPHKIEIVGSGFGTSPRPVPFASNQDYVVVCDGAYHPWGNGRAIPFMVGNKFSDTELAFVQWSDSRIVIRGFAGAPLASGMSIEPGDPVTLEVWNPAIRSEIRRTAWGGTALANVP, from the coding sequence ATGCTCACCCTGGATGGCGCTAAGATCGCTCGCCTCCGCCTTAGCCGGGGGCTCACGTCGCAAAAGGCGCTGGCGGAGAGGACGCGCGAGGTCGATCCGCTGGGCACCGGCGTCGCGATGCGCCTGGTCTGGGACGCGGAGAACGGCAAGTCCGTCAGCCCGAGAACGCACTACCTCATAGCCAAAGCCCTGGACGTGCCGCCTGCAACGCTGGTGCTGAGCACCCACGTGCGGCGCGCGTTGGCGTTGCTGCATTCAGGCAGCGCGACAATCTACGGCCTCGCACTCGCGGCCGCCGTCGTCGCCGCAATGGCAGTCTGGAGCACCCAGGGTTATCGGGGCCCCGCCGTCTTCCCGGTGCGCGCGGGGCGTGACCGGCCGCCCGTGACGATCGAGCGCGTGCGATTCACCGGCCGCCCCGGCGCCTACACGATCGCGATTCGCGGCTCCGGCTTCGGCGCGAGCCCGTTCGCGCGTCCTTTCTCCGGCACCGCGCCGTACTTTCGCATCTTCGACGACACGGTGCACTTCGAAGCCGGCTACTCGGCCGATAGCGTGCATTTGGACTATCTGCATTGGGACAACGGGCGAATCCTCATCGCAGGCCTGCCGGCGCTGCAGGGGGACGGCGTCGTTCTCAACGTCTGGAATCCCGTAACGCACGTCGGCGCCGCGTGGGGCGGAAACACGACGCCCGTGCCGCCGGATGTGCCGAGGATTACCTCCGCGTTCGTGTCGCCGCATAAGATCGAGATCGTCGGCTCGGGCTTCGGCACGTCGCCGAGGCCAGTGCCGTTCGCGAGCAATCAAGACTACGTCGTCGTGTGCGACGGTGCGTACCATCCGTGGGGCAACGGGCGCGCCATACCGTTTATGGTTGGCAACAAGTTTTCGGATACCGAGCTCGCGTTCGTGCAGTGGTCCGATTCTCGCATCGTCATCCGTGGTTTTGCCGGGGCACCGCTCGCGAGCGGAATGTCGATCGAGCCCGGCGATCCCGTCACGCTCGAAGTCTGGAATCCCGCGATCCGTAGCGAGATTCGGCGCACGGCGTGGGGCGGCACCGCGCTCGCGAACGTCCCGTAG